From the genome of Tautonia marina, one region includes:
- a CDS encoding class I SAM-dependent methyltransferase: MSRPPHWRFPPGVNPALWEYTTSVRLAQEEADYFAEDPLTRADEVILHDYFRVPCRLIDLGCGVGRLSLAFSRRDFSVTAVDLSAAMLEALGRSAAAEGLWIDRIRANLCRLEGLSDASFDAAICMYSTLGMISGTQARQSALASARRVLRPEGVLALHAHNFWLNLRDRQGRAWLLGEMGRQVIGKGTGDRQMTYRGIPGIEVHLYQWPELRSDLIRAGFRITKVVALDSVTAQPIRWPQLLQGLRAGGWIVFAKRVS; this comes from the coding sequence ATGAGTCGACCACCCCACTGGAGATTTCCTCCCGGCGTCAATCCGGCCCTCTGGGAATACACAACCTCTGTCCGGTTGGCTCAGGAAGAAGCCGACTATTTCGCGGAAGATCCGTTGACCCGAGCCGACGAGGTCATTCTTCACGACTATTTCCGCGTCCCATGCCGCCTGATCGATCTCGGATGTGGCGTTGGGCGACTTTCACTGGCGTTCTCTCGTCGAGACTTCAGCGTGACTGCGGTCGATCTCTCGGCCGCGATGCTCGAAGCCCTTGGCCGATCGGCCGCAGCCGAGGGGCTCTGGATTGATCGGATCCGTGCCAACCTCTGCCGTCTTGAAGGCCTGTCTGATGCCTCCTTCGACGCGGCGATCTGCATGTATAGCACCCTCGGGATGATCTCGGGCACTCAGGCGAGACAATCAGCTCTGGCGTCCGCCCGAAGAGTGTTACGCCCGGAGGGAGTGCTAGCCTTGCACGCCCACAACTTTTGGCTCAACCTTCGAGATCGTCAGGGTCGTGCCTGGCTCTTGGGTGAGATGGGACGGCAGGTCATCGGCAAGGGAACGGGGGATCGTCAGATGACCTACCGGGGGATCCCCGGGATTGAGGTCCACCTTTATCAATGGCCCGAGCTTCGCAGTGATCTGATTCGTGCGGGTTTTCGGATCACCAAAGTCGTGGCGCTGGATTCCGTAACCGCCCAGCCAATCCGTTGGCCGCAATTGCTCCAGGGCTTACGGGCAGGAGGTTGGATTGTTTTCGCCAAACGAGTGAGCTGA
- a CDS encoding M20 family metallopeptidase — translation MNILCDLVARPSVNPMGRSVPHETPFFEGRVSDYLEAFFRSLGVPYERTTISPGRDNLIARFEPPDAKHTLLWDAHQDTVPVEGMVIEPFQPTVEGGRVYGRGSCDVKGGLAAMLAAFARLVKDQPKGAARVLLACTVDEEYTHTGSSALASQRLPVDLAIVAEPTMLEVVTAHKGAVRWKVLTEGVACHSSRPRDGVNAIYRMAHVLNAIQKYADRLQDSTPDPLLGPPTLSVGRIEGGQSVNVVPDFCAIDLDRRVIPGEDVDGVRQALREALQCELGDSVPFSFSEPWVRMPSLGPDRASSWVEPVREAIGTVLGQRPPISAVPYGTDAGPLSASGIPSLVLGPGDIAQAHTKDEWIAVDQLEKAVEVYYALACNLGS, via the coding sequence GTGAACATCCTTTGTGATCTGGTGGCGCGACCGAGCGTTAACCCAATGGGTCGATCCGTGCCTCACGAAACGCCCTTCTTCGAGGGGCGTGTTTCGGACTACCTTGAGGCATTTTTTCGATCCCTCGGCGTTCCTTATGAGCGAACCACCATCTCTCCAGGCCGGGACAACCTGATCGCTCGGTTCGAACCACCCGACGCAAAACACACCCTGCTCTGGGATGCCCATCAAGACACCGTTCCGGTGGAAGGAATGGTCATCGAACCATTCCAGCCAACCGTGGAGGGTGGCCGGGTTTATGGTCGAGGATCGTGCGACGTGAAGGGGGGCCTCGCGGCCATGCTGGCGGCGTTCGCTCGACTGGTCAAAGATCAGCCGAAGGGAGCCGCTCGGGTGCTGTTGGCCTGTACCGTCGACGAGGAGTACACGCACACCGGTTCCTCAGCACTGGCCTCCCAGCGTCTTCCCGTTGATCTGGCGATTGTGGCCGAGCCGACCATGCTCGAAGTCGTCACGGCCCACAAGGGAGCCGTTCGCTGGAAAGTTCTGACGGAAGGCGTTGCCTGCCATAGCTCTCGGCCTCGTGACGGCGTAAACGCCATCTATCGGATGGCTCACGTACTCAACGCCATCCAGAAGTATGCCGATCGTCTCCAGGACTCGACACCCGACCCGCTCCTTGGACCACCAACGCTCTCGGTTGGTCGAATTGAAGGGGGGCAGAGCGTCAACGTCGTTCCGGACTTTTGCGCCATCGACCTCGATCGACGCGTCATACCTGGGGAAGATGTTGATGGAGTCCGCCAGGCACTCCGCGAGGCACTTCAATGCGAGCTTGGCGATTCGGTGCCATTTTCCTTCAGTGAACCCTGGGTCCGCATGCCTTCGCTCGGCCCCGATCGGGCATCGTCCTGGGTCGAACCGGTGCGAGAGGCCATCGGCACGGTCCTGGGACAACGTCCTCCCATTTCCGCAGTCCCATACGGGACTGATGCCGGACCGCTTTCAGCCTCTGGAATCCCATCGCTGGTTCTCGGCCCAGGCGACATTGCCCAGGCCCATACCAAGGACGAGTGGATTGCGGTCGATCAACTGGAGAAGGCCGTCGAGGTCTATTACGCGCTCGCCTGCAACCTGGGTTCGTGA
- a CDS encoding methyltransferase has product MTVRELARPHTDPTPIFELFRGNFATELLTVAVAHFNVFGRLADTPRSEAELRAALHLQDRPATVLFTALRAMGLLSRNEQGDLELTELSREHLVPGSPFDIGCYLTLAERSPGVLEMAERLRSNHPATSGPVTEEGVAFVYREGIDSAMEREAAARTLTLSLAGRARNVAPVLAEAFPLSGCRTLLDVGGGSGLYSIAYLQRHPELTAIVWDRPEVLKVAHELAEEHGVADRLECRSGDMFTDPVPHGADAVLLSNILHDWDIPECKSLLSRLSEALSPGRKLLIHDVFLNDAMDGPLPVALYSASLFSLTEGRAYSAAEYRAWLTEAGFDPGPIVPTLAHCGILPASRIS; this is encoded by the coding sequence ATGACAGTACGAGAACTCGCCCGGCCTCACACGGATCCGACGCCGATTTTTGAACTCTTTCGAGGGAATTTTGCGACAGAATTGCTGACAGTGGCGGTCGCCCACTTCAACGTCTTTGGTCGCCTTGCTGACACTCCCCGCAGCGAAGCGGAATTGCGAGCCGCCCTCCATCTTCAGGACCGACCCGCGACGGTCCTGTTCACCGCGCTTCGTGCCATGGGACTCCTGAGCCGGAATGAGCAGGGAGATCTCGAACTCACCGAGCTTTCCCGGGAGCATCTCGTTCCCGGCTCCCCGTTTGACATCGGATGTTATCTCACGCTGGCGGAACGAAGCCCCGGAGTGCTCGAAATGGCCGAACGGCTGCGCTCGAACCATCCAGCCACCTCCGGCCCTGTCACAGAAGAAGGGGTTGCATTCGTCTATCGAGAGGGGATCGATTCAGCGATGGAGCGTGAGGCAGCCGCCCGAACGTTAACCCTCTCGCTGGCCGGTCGAGCCCGAAACGTCGCGCCGGTACTGGCCGAGGCGTTCCCCCTCTCCGGATGCCGAACCTTGCTCGATGTCGGAGGAGGTTCGGGACTCTACAGCATTGCCTATTTACAGCGTCACCCGGAGCTGACCGCCATCGTCTGGGATCGCCCCGAAGTGCTAAAGGTCGCCCATGAACTGGCCGAGGAACACGGTGTAGCCGATCGCCTCGAATGTCGGTCCGGTGATATGTTTACCGACCCAGTTCCTCATGGAGCCGATGCCGTCTTGCTCTCGAACATCTTGCACGACTGGGATATCCCGGAATGCAAGTCCCTCCTTTCCCGTTTGTCTGAAGCACTCTCTCCCGGACGAAAGCTGCTCATTCACGATGTGTTCCTCAACGATGCGATGGATGGGCCGTTGCCGGTTGCACTCTATTCGGCTTCCCTGTTCTCGCTGACCGAAGGTCGAGCCTATAGCGCCGCCGAATATCGGGCATGGTTGACCGAGGCCGGTTTTGATCCCGGACCAATTGTTCCAACCCTGGCTCACTGCGGCATTCTTCCAGCCTCTCGAATCTCCTGA
- the pyk gene encoding pyruvate kinase, with the protein MLINPEEPLAGVKTKIVATLGPATSSPEMLARLLDAGVDVFRLNFSHGTHEEHSNTLAMIRRIGLERDRVVGVLMDLCGPKIRLGELPEGMLACQTDEIYTLTQTPTGTARELTSTYNELPEDLTIGDSVLFADGTVGMEVIETAPGLARLRVWLPGVIRSRQGINVPGTGLSLPSLTEKDLRDLDWAAEHEVDFIALSFVRSGADLARLRHELDQRQIRAKVVAKIEKPQAVDDLTTILALSDVVMVARGDLGVEVDVAQVPAIQKRIVKEAHSAGVPVIIATQMLTSMERSGRPTRAEASDVFNAVIDGSDAVMLSGETAIGDFPVEAVRTMSRILAEAERSEIVSRSFEGRAMGREVGWVSPITEAVVEAASLACRKLNAALLVVATRSGRSALVVSMQRNRTPTIALGQTEQVARQLSLLWGVVPRTIPAPISDLDQAVEHAVTWAGKHGVVGSGDRVVVLRGFFPDQPTHNTMVIREMEPLS; encoded by the coding sequence GTGCTGATTAATCCCGAAGAACCCCTGGCTGGTGTCAAAACCAAGATTGTGGCGACGCTTGGACCTGCCACAAGCAGTCCTGAAATGCTCGCTCGACTGCTCGACGCGGGAGTGGATGTGTTTCGTTTGAACTTTTCTCATGGAACGCATGAAGAACATTCGAACACGCTCGCAATGATTCGTCGAATCGGCTTGGAACGCGATCGAGTCGTTGGTGTTCTGATGGACCTCTGTGGTCCAAAGATCCGACTCGGAGAGCTTCCGGAGGGAATGCTTGCCTGTCAGACCGACGAGATTTACACGCTCACTCAAACTCCCACGGGCACAGCGCGTGAACTGACGAGCACGTATAACGAGTTACCCGAAGATCTTACGATCGGCGATTCAGTTTTGTTCGCCGATGGCACCGTGGGGATGGAGGTGATCGAAACGGCACCGGGTCTGGCCCGGCTCCGCGTCTGGCTGCCGGGAGTGATCCGATCGCGGCAGGGAATCAATGTTCCCGGGACCGGCTTGAGTTTACCTTCGCTGACCGAGAAAGATCTGAGAGATCTCGACTGGGCTGCGGAACATGAGGTGGATTTCATCGCGCTCTCCTTTGTCCGCTCGGGAGCCGATTTGGCTCGGTTGCGTCACGAACTCGACCAACGGCAGATTCGAGCCAAGGTGGTCGCGAAGATCGAAAAACCACAGGCCGTTGACGATCTGACCACCATCCTTGCGTTGAGCGACGTGGTCATGGTGGCGCGAGGGGACCTGGGAGTTGAGGTGGATGTCGCCCAGGTTCCGGCAATCCAGAAGCGGATTGTCAAGGAGGCTCACTCGGCCGGCGTTCCGGTCATCATTGCGACACAGATGCTCACCAGTATGGAACGGTCTGGCCGCCCCACCCGAGCCGAGGCCAGTGACGTCTTCAATGCCGTAATCGACGGTTCCGATGCCGTCATGCTGTCTGGAGAAACCGCGATCGGGGACTTTCCCGTTGAGGCGGTTCGAACCATGAGCCGCATTCTGGCTGAGGCGGAACGATCCGAGATCGTCTCACGGTCCTTTGAGGGCCGCGCGATGGGACGAGAGGTGGGCTGGGTGTCTCCGATCACCGAGGCAGTTGTCGAGGCTGCGAGTCTAGCCTGCAGAAAACTGAATGCCGCACTGCTCGTCGTCGCGACCCGGTCTGGCCGATCGGCACTCGTGGTCTCGATGCAACGCAACCGAACTCCGACGATCGCGCTGGGTCAGACCGAGCAGGTCGCTCGGCAACTCAGTCTGCTCTGGGGGGTGGTTCCGAGGACGATTCCTGCACCCATTTCCGACCTCGACCAGGCGGTCGAGCATGCGGTGACATGGGCAGGCAAACACGGAGTGGTCGGTTCAGGAGATCGTGTGGTGGTTCTTCGCGGGTTTTTCCCCGATCAGCCGACTCACAACACGATGGTCATTCGCGAGATGGAACCCTTGTCTTAA
- a CDS encoding TRAFAC clade GTPase domain-containing protein → MATRRSPDLDALERRLTGPRRIALFGHRAVGKTTLLAMFYREASAGQIPGIRLAAVGARGAEYLADKIARIEAGESPAGTLTETDLELRLYRGPARIDLIVKDYQGEHVALGSDASILEFFADCDAVLLCLDAAGSVEPAERRRRQQEVEHLLERYIGASDNTMIGRPVALLLTKYDRVLAAGGPEPERAEEVVESRFGMTRHALASHAPRSAVFAVSSYGVNAPDDGTPPEHLEPMGLEGPLLWLVEQVEATDRELLEWIWDLAPRDASRISRCLRAYARRYPNSTKLIEYRRRLRSLRRRSLVRGLVRGVSALAALIAGAAIYDAAGYHLALAYERGGHSAPEIARRWEQFLAWHPTQPIFWPEESRNARARRDDARVEVARLRAEVGTGEQDVLRAELAELKERSPEQLPVIEEAETNLRRREAERRWQEIRAEALIPSQSAEARLEMIQQFLRDDPDTPFADQAVELAELIRKELDEQEARRDREIVDAWLVDARLPDPDYLDLIERARTFLEARPESPRADEVRALIVDWVERLDRRDFDRAVAFETSSPRQAFDEQIRRYHDYLRAHAEGGSYVEQAKQSITRIEQRRDEFLYRQAFDHWSSFPNDLPEVARRLRDYLESNPEGQYTQAARTFLQRWDELTKPQDYQVTLVRGSVDPSITKTMGGGGPDLGVTLWVDGEKYGPSPVIPNSSEPIWNYTFGRPVRWKYGDDVVIQLTDHDWSDSVVATLRSGDDPLAIRVLNGTVRPARSKGLVKLIFRSDFELPHLPRPSGNSTGRVADATE, encoded by the coding sequence ATGGCAACTCGACGCTCCCCTGATCTCGATGCTCTGGAACGCCGACTCACCGGCCCGAGGCGCATCGCGCTCTTTGGGCATCGAGCCGTCGGGAAAACCACGCTTCTCGCAATGTTTTATCGAGAAGCATCCGCTGGTCAGATTCCCGGGATTCGACTCGCGGCGGTCGGGGCTCGAGGAGCAGAGTATCTCGCCGACAAGATCGCCCGGATCGAGGCGGGCGAATCTCCGGCCGGAACCCTCACGGAAACCGACCTGGAATTACGCCTCTATCGGGGACCAGCCCGAATCGATTTGATCGTCAAGGATTACCAGGGAGAGCATGTTGCCCTAGGCTCCGACGCCTCGATTCTGGAATTCTTCGCCGACTGCGACGCCGTGTTGCTGTGCCTCGACGCCGCGGGGTCCGTTGAACCGGCAGAGCGGCGACGTCGGCAACAGGAAGTCGAGCATCTTCTGGAGCGATATATCGGCGCGTCGGACAACACGATGATCGGTCGGCCGGTCGCCTTGCTCCTAACCAAGTACGATCGCGTTCTCGCCGCCGGAGGGCCGGAACCGGAGCGGGCCGAAGAAGTCGTCGAATCACGGTTCGGGATGACCCGGCACGCGCTGGCCTCGCATGCGCCTCGTTCTGCGGTGTTTGCCGTCAGCTCTTACGGTGTGAACGCACCGGACGACGGCACACCCCCGGAACACCTGGAGCCGATGGGGCTGGAAGGGCCATTGCTCTGGCTCGTCGAGCAGGTCGAGGCGACTGATCGCGAACTGCTGGAATGGATCTGGGATCTGGCGCCTCGCGACGCCTCTCGAATCTCCCGATGCCTCCGTGCCTACGCTCGACGTTATCCGAACTCGACGAAGCTCATCGAGTATCGACGACGCCTCCGATCCCTGCGCCGTCGCTCTCTGGTTCGTGGTCTCGTTCGGGGTGTTTCGGCCCTTGCCGCGCTGATCGCTGGTGCGGCGATTTACGACGCCGCCGGGTATCATCTGGCACTTGCTTACGAGCGTGGCGGACATTCGGCTCCAGAGATTGCCCGTCGCTGGGAGCAATTCCTTGCCTGGCATCCGACTCAACCGATTTTCTGGCCCGAGGAGTCTCGCAATGCCCGTGCCCGTCGAGACGACGCTCGGGTCGAGGTTGCTCGATTACGAGCCGAGGTTGGTACAGGAGAGCAAGACGTCCTTCGCGCAGAGCTTGCCGAGTTAAAAGAACGCTCACCCGAGCAACTTCCCGTCATCGAGGAAGCGGAGACGAACCTCCGTCGCCGTGAAGCCGAGCGTCGCTGGCAGGAGATTCGGGCCGAGGCCCTCATCCCCAGCCAGTCTGCAGAAGCGCGATTGGAGATGATCCAGCAATTTCTTCGGGACGATCCTGACACCCCGTTTGCGGATCAGGCGGTCGAACTCGCCGAGTTGATCCGCAAGGAGCTGGATGAACAGGAAGCTCGACGCGACCGTGAGATCGTCGATGCCTGGCTCGTCGATGCCCGACTCCCTGATCCCGACTACCTCGACCTGATCGAGCGAGCCCGAACCTTCCTCGAAGCCCGTCCCGAGAGCCCAAGAGCCGACGAGGTCCGTGCGTTGATCGTCGACTGGGTCGAACGACTTGACCGTCGCGATTTCGATCGGGCGGTTGCCTTCGAAACCTCGTCACCCCGTCAGGCTTTTGATGAACAGATTCGGCGCTATCACGATTATCTTCGTGCCCATGCCGAGGGTGGCTCGTACGTCGAACAGGCCAAGCAATCCATCACGCGCATCGAGCAGCGTCGGGATGAATTCCTCTATCGTCAGGCATTCGACCACTGGTCGTCGTTTCCCAACGATCTCCCCGAGGTTGCCCGACGCCTTCGAGATTACCTGGAATCAAATCCCGAGGGACAGTACACCCAGGCTGCCCGTACCTTTCTACAACGATGGGATGAACTGACAAAACCGCAGGACTACCAGGTCACCCTCGTCCGGGGAAGCGTCGATCCGAGCATCACGAAAACGATGGGGGGAGGGGGGCCGGATCTTGGGGTGACCCTCTGGGTCGATGGCGAGAAATACGGCCCGTCCCCCGTGATTCCAAACAGTAGCGAGCCAATCTGGAACTACACCTTTGGTCGACCAGTTCGCTGGAAATACGGCGACGACGTGGTGATCCAGCTCACCGATCATGACTGGTCCGATTCGGTCGTGGCCACGCTCCGGAGCGGTGATGATCCGCTGGCGATTCGGGTATTGAACGGGACGGTTCGACCTGCTCGGAGTAAAGGGCTCGTGAAGTTGATCTTCCGATCGGATTTCGAATTACCCCACCTTCCCCGTCCCTCAGGCAACTCGACTGGCCGGGTCGCCGACGCCACCGAGTAA
- the efp gene encoding elongation factor P: MNIKATDIRRGMVIIVDGTNYVVHDFYHHTPGNLRAMVQAKLKNMQTGSIIDKRFRSVDQIEVPFVESKEYEYLYSSGDEHVFMDTSTFDQLTFSPDMIGDSMQYLLPNTKVSVRYVDEKPVSIELPDTVEHTITDTPPSIKGATATNQYKEATTETGLKISVPPFIGPGEKVRIDTRDGKYVERVK; the protein is encoded by the coding sequence ATGAACATAAAAGCGACTGACATTCGCCGCGGAATGGTGATTATCGTGGACGGTACCAACTATGTTGTCCACGATTTCTACCACCACACGCCCGGCAACCTCCGCGCGATGGTCCAGGCGAAGCTCAAGAACATGCAGACCGGCTCGATCATCGACAAGCGTTTTCGCTCGGTCGACCAGATTGAAGTCCCCTTCGTCGAATCAAAGGAGTACGAATACCTGTACTCGTCAGGGGACGAGCATGTTTTCATGGACACTTCGACCTTTGATCAGCTCACCTTCTCGCCGGACATGATCGGCGATTCGATGCAGTATCTGTTGCCCAACACCAAGGTGAGCGTTCGCTACGTCGACGAGAAGCCGGTTTCGATCGAGTTACCCGACACGGTTGAGCACACGATCACCGACACCCCTCCGTCGATCAAGGGAGCCACCGCGACGAACCAGTACAAGGAAGCCACGACCGAAACCGGCCTGAAAATCAGTGTGCCTCCGTTCATCGGCCCGGGAGAGAAAGTTCGGATCGACACTCGCGATGGGAAATACGTCGAACGGGTCAAGTAA
- the epsC gene encoding serine O-acetyltransferase EpsC, which translates to MATDPLLKDRLPSLINAIVGTYERCGVINHLGHPSLPSYREITEILIDLREILYPGFGRRQNLSMKNVPYHVGDLVDGLYDRLSDQIFRALRRHDCEGKEDDTVCMTRAHRITLIFFESIPELRDILADDVEAAYDGDPAAKAYDEIIFCYPGVAAITIYRIAHMLHRLGVPLIPRMMTEYAHSKTGIDIHPGATIGRRFFIDHGTGVVIGETTEIGDNVKLYQGVTLGALSFPKNENGEIVRDQKRHPTLENDVVIYASATILGGETRIGHHAVIGSSVWLTQSVEPYTTVTIESPRLRYRVPRTDPSAVDATSSDQ; encoded by the coding sequence ATGGCCACCGACCCTCTCCTCAAGGACCGACTTCCCTCCCTGATCAACGCCATTGTCGGGACCTACGAGCGATGCGGTGTGATTAACCACCTCGGCCATCCGAGTCTCCCGAGCTATCGTGAGATTACCGAGATCCTGATCGACCTTCGCGAAATTCTCTATCCTGGTTTTGGACGACGACAAAACCTTTCGATGAAGAACGTACCCTATCACGTGGGGGATCTGGTTGATGGGTTGTACGATCGACTCAGCGATCAGATCTTCCGCGCCTTGAGACGACATGATTGCGAGGGCAAGGAGGATGACACTGTTTGCATGACCCGGGCTCATCGAATTACATTGATATTTTTCGAGTCGATCCCCGAGTTGCGCGACATTCTCGCGGACGATGTGGAAGCTGCCTACGATGGTGACCCGGCGGCGAAGGCCTACGACGAAATTATTTTCTGTTATCCGGGGGTCGCGGCGATCACCATTTACCGAATCGCACACATGCTCCATCGCCTCGGCGTTCCTCTGATCCCCCGCATGATGACCGAATATGCACATTCCAAGACAGGCATCGATATCCATCCCGGGGCCACAATTGGGCGCCGATTCTTCATTGACCACGGGACGGGCGTTGTCATTGGCGAGACAACGGAGATTGGCGATAACGTCAAACTCTATCAAGGGGTAACGCTCGGAGCGTTGAGCTTCCCGAAGAATGAGAATGGAGAAATCGTTCGGGATCAGAAACGACATCCGACCCTTGAAAACGACGTGGTCATTTACGCCAGTGCGACCATCCTCGGTGGCGAAACGAGGATTGGGCATCATGCCGTGATCGGCTCATCGGTTTGGCTGACCCAAAGTGTCGAACCTTACACGACGGTGACGATCGAGAGCCCCCGGCTACGCTATCGTGTTCCTCGGACCGATCCTTCGGCTGTCGATGCGACGTCGTCGGATCAGTGA
- a CDS encoding class I SAM-dependent methyltransferase — protein MRTTTRAQSRHWGRHAAQYDELFLDPFEPGVENPILEAIEAIPNAQSKSVIDLGCGTGPLLPRLVSRFREVTAVDFASAMIKAARERLGDQAEQIRFLVRPMDQIDDLAGTLDVAVAINSLVMPDVQEIDRTLSAVYRCLRPGGVFFGVVPAIDAIQYQTMLLLDRALDQGLPPSQADRIAAQQAEHHHYDFAFGRFAFQGLRQKFWQSFEVTYRLRKAGFRSIRLEQVLYPWDANLPLGQEFTDHPRSWDWAFEARL, from the coding sequence GTGAGGACAACGACACGGGCCCAGTCGCGCCACTGGGGACGACACGCGGCGCAGTATGACGAGCTATTTCTCGACCCCTTCGAGCCCGGAGTTGAGAACCCCATCCTTGAGGCGATCGAGGCCATTCCGAACGCCCAGTCCAAGAGCGTGATCGATCTGGGCTGCGGGACAGGCCCATTACTTCCCCGCTTAGTGTCGCGATTCCGCGAGGTTACGGCGGTCGATTTCGCTTCGGCGATGATCAAGGCCGCAAGGGAGCGTCTGGGGGACCAGGCGGAGCAAATTCGCTTTCTTGTTCGTCCGATGGATCAGATCGACGATCTGGCCGGCACACTTGACGTGGCGGTCGCCATCAATTCGCTCGTCATGCCCGATGTCCAGGAGATCGACCGTACGCTCAGCGCGGTCTATCGATGCCTGCGTCCTGGAGGAGTCTTTTTCGGGGTTGTGCCAGCGATCGACGCAATTCAGTATCAAACCATGCTCCTGCTCGACCGAGCCCTGGACCAGGGGCTTCCCCCTTCGCAAGCCGATCGGATCGCCGCGCAACAGGCTGAGCATCATCATTACGACTTCGCCTTCGGTCGTTTCGCGTTTCAAGGACTCCGACAAAAGTTCTGGCAATCGTTCGAGGTAACCTATCGGCTCCGAAAAGCCGGCTTTCGATCCATTCGGCTGGAGCAGGTTCTATATCCGTGGGACGCGAATCTGCCTCTCGGCCAGGAATTCACGGATCATCCTCGAAGCTGGGACTGGGCGTTCGAGGCACGTCTCTGA
- a CDS encoding diguanylate cyclase, whose protein sequence is MRATINTSTIMTQLPESSEPKPKPFRHRWAELLGLATRSSLVLPRFLEAVGASTQRDEVHTLLLRSAQALTGAPRVEIRPVGGPNRVLQSRSLFGQASESPLQFPIRYRSDLLGTLLVSPFQGRRIPSSVRTDLESLCAIAAIGDRLLGRERHLRLSIPADPGLVLHPNIFLLPHLRQLVLLARRRREPLGVLAIGLPDQLDESGSASQSIPDTASDRILHAVMGTLRESDLVVQHDERTLIAVLPNASTDNTTVIAETVARSILEVTDWDEFTRVAIGAACSPDDAREADVLLDVVMDALRRAREEGLGQIVIADRDAFIPRVVEEVRTSVAS, encoded by the coding sequence ATGCGAGCGACGATCAACACCTCAACGATCATGACCCAGCTTCCGGAATCGAGCGAACCCAAACCCAAGCCGTTTCGTCATCGTTGGGCCGAGTTGTTGGGCCTGGCGACCCGTTCCAGTCTGGTCCTCCCCCGATTTCTGGAAGCGGTTGGCGCATCGACCCAACGTGATGAGGTTCACACGCTCCTGCTCCGATCGGCTCAGGCGCTGACCGGAGCCCCTCGGGTCGAGATCCGTCCGGTTGGAGGCCCCAACCGCGTGCTGCAGAGTCGATCTCTGTTTGGGCAAGCGTCGGAATCTCCCCTTCAGTTCCCGATCCGCTATCGAAGTGACCTCCTTGGAACCCTTCTCGTCTCACCGTTCCAGGGGCGCCGGATCCCCTCCTCGGTGCGAACCGATCTCGAATCGCTCTGTGCCATCGCGGCGATCGGCGACCGCCTGCTCGGTCGCGAGCGGCATCTCCGCCTCTCAATTCCGGCTGATCCTGGCCTCGTCTTGCATCCGAACATCTTTCTTCTCCCCCATTTGCGACAACTGGTCCTCCTGGCGCGGCGTCGACGAGAACCACTAGGGGTGCTTGCGATCGGACTTCCTGACCAGCTCGACGAGTCAGGCTCCGCATCACAATCCATCCCGGATACTGCGTCCGATCGAATCCTCCATGCGGTGATGGGAACCCTTCGAGAAAGCGATCTCGTCGTTCAGCATGACGAACGGACACTCATCGCCGTGCTACCGAATGCATCCACCGATAACACCACCGTCATTGCCGAAACCGTGGCTCGATCGATTCTGGAGGTGACCGACTGGGACGAATTCACTCGGGTCGCGATCGGAGCAGCGTGTTCTCCGGACGACGCCCGAGAGGCTGATGTCCTGCTCGATGTCGTCATGGACGCGCTCCGACGAGCCCGTGAGGAGGGTCTCGGTCAGATTGTGATCGCTGACCGAGACGCGTTTATTCCGAGGGTCGTCGAGGAAGTCCGGACAAGTGTTGCAAGCTAA